The proteins below come from a single Drosophila kikkawai strain 14028-0561.14 chromosome 3R, DkikHiC1v2, whole genome shotgun sequence genomic window:
- the LOC138928929 gene encoding uncharacterized protein, with product MLPNWLTEEYIQKALRSFYKDEQLRVLKLWAKPATEKGENFIGVMTRIYVEFEPRDGSVEKKSYILKQAVPSDAPQARIFAEYDVYNRELEMYDVVLPKMSQILEEAGFTDKLMAKAIIVDHSRTIMILEDLAPLRYTNADRVKQLDLTHTKLVLDMLAKFHAAAIILNQREPDLLSHNYASHFFSREKEGYEEVFIGLFRAFIRYVKTKPNLSSRYAAKLEDIVTNLMDYAGRSVDVEEKDLQTLVHGDCWTTNVMYQYDDEGNPTTVLPIDFQFSTWTSPAVDLHYFFSTSLKTDVKELETELVQYHYYALKRTLEALNFKGVFPSLFEYQLQFERRRFLSVVIANTFQPIMVYEGCEDPEFVNLYQDTPEGVKFQDSMYENEEIQRRIDTILPILDAKGFLDAH from the exons ATGCTGCCGAATTGGCTAACGGAGGAATATATCCAGAAAGCCCTTCGGTCCTTCTACAAGGACGAACAGCTTCGGGTCCTTAAACTCTGGGCCAAGCCAGCAACCGAAAAAGGCGAAAACTTTATTGGCGTAATGACTCGCATCTACGTGGAATTTGAGCCAAGAGATGGATCTGTGGAGAAGAAGTCTTACATTCTAAAGCAAGCCGTTCCGTCGGACGCTCCCCAGGCTAGGATCTTTGCAGAATACGATGTGTATAACAGGGAACTGGAAATGTATGATGTTGTCCTGCCCAAGATGTCGCAGATTCTAGAAGAGGCTGGCTTCACAGATAAGTTGATGGCAAAGGCCATTATCGTAGATCACTCACGAACCATTATGATCCTGGAGGATCTGGCTCCGCTTCGCTACACGAATGCGGACAGAGTGAAGCAGCTGGACCTGACTCACACCAAGCTCGTACTGGATATGCTGGCCAAGTTCCACGCCGCCGCCATAATCTTGAATCAACGAGAGCCAGATCTCCTGAGTCACAACTACGCGTCGCATTTCTTTTCGAGGGAAAAAGAGGGTTACGAGGAGGTCTTCATCGGCTTGTTCCGGGCTTTTATCCGGTATGTGAAGACCAAACCGAATCTGAGCAGTCGCTATGCCGCAAAGTTGGAGGACATCGTCACCAATTTAATGGATTATGCTGGCCGCTCAGTGGATGTCGAAGAGAAGGACCTGCAGACACTGGTCCACGGTGATTGCTGGACCACCAACGTCATGTACCAGTACGACGACGAGGGCAACCCCACCACTGTCCTGCCCATCGATTTTCAGTTCAGCACCTGGACATCTCCGGCCGTGGACTTGCACTACTTCTTTAGTACTTCTCTGAAGACAGACGTCAAGGAGCTGGAAACGGAACTCGTCCAGTATCATTACTACGCTTTGAAGCGGACCTTGGAAGCTCTGAATTTTAAGGGCGTGTTTCCCAGCCTGTTTGAGTACCAGCTTCAGTTTGAGAGGCGTCGATTCCTCA GTGTTGTCATAGCCAACACATTCCAACCGATAATGGTGTACGAGGGCTGCGAGGACCCAGAGTTCGTTAATCTGTACCAGGATACACCTGAGGGTGTCAAGTTCCAGGACTCCATGTATGAAAACGAGGAAATCCAGCGTAGAATCGATACCATTTTACCCATCCTTGATGCCAAGGGTTTTTTAGATGCCCATTAA
- the LOC108070629 gene encoding uncharacterized protein: MLPNWLTEEYLQPRLRTYYNDDRLKVLKIWSKAATGKGENFVGIMTRIYVNYQLGDGSVQEKSYIVKQALPEDVPQAEVFFEYELYTREMDMYEFVLPKMQKLLHEAGISGRLTADAITVDREHSTMILEDLAPLKYVNADRVKLLDLPHTKLTLEMLAKFHAAGAVLKQRHPELLTKCFYTHFFSRDKKGYTEVYTGMFRAFLRFVNGQPNLKKSYGDKLAKLSSHIMEYGARVFDVEENELQTLIHGDCWTTNVMFHYDAEGSPQSVVAIDFQLGSCTSPAVDLHYFLTTSLREEFKDRESELVVYHYNALKRNLEKLSYTGLIPSLQEYQVQFERRRFMSLLANLFKPIMIYNGSEETSDFSSLYKETPEGIRYQNAVYDSDVVLRNTTNLLALLDSKKLLDIQK; the protein is encoded by the exons ATGCTGCCAAACTGGTTAACCGAGGAGTACCTGCAGCCTAGGCTAAGGACGTACTACAATGACGATCGGCTAAAGGTACTCAAAATCTGGTCCAAGGCAGCGACTGGCAAGGGAGAAAACTTCGTCGGCATCATGACTCGCATATATGTGAACTATCAGCTGGGCGATGGATCGGTTCAGGAAAAATCCTACATCGTAAAGCAGGCTCTTCCGGAGGATGTGCCGCAGGCCGAGGTTTTCTTCGAGTACGAACTCTACACCAGGGAGATGGATATGTACGAGTTTGTCCTGCCCAAAATGCAGAAACTGCTGCATGAAGCTGGAATAAGTGGAAGACTAACTGCTGACGCCATTACTGTGGATCGGGAGCACAGCACCATGATATTGGAGGACCTGGCGCCCCTTAAGTACGTCAACGCGGATCGAGTCAAGCTGTTGGATCTGCCTCACACCAAGCTGACTTTGGAAATGTTGGCAAAGTTCCATGCCGCAGGCGCGGTTCTAAAGCAGCGCCATCCAGAACTCCTAACCAAGTGCTTCTACACGCACTTTTTCTCGCGGGACAAAAAGGGCTACACGGAGGTCTATACAGGTATGTTTCGGGCTTTTTTAAGGTTCGTAAATGGTCAGCCGAATTTAAAAAAGAGCTACGGCGACAAGCTGGCGAAATTAAGCAGCCACATTATGGAGTATGGAGCTCGCGTCTTTGACGTGGAAGAAAATGAATTACAGACGCTGATCCATGGAGATTGCTGGACCACCAACGTCATGTTCCATTATGACGCAGAGGGATCTCCCCAGTCAGTTGTTGCCATAGACTTTCAGCTAGGCAGCTGCACTTCGCCGGCCGTAGACTTGCATTACTTCTTGACCACTTCGCTGAGGGAGGAGTTTAAGGATCGGGAATCCGAGCTCGTGGTGTACCATTACAATGCTCTGAAGAGAAATCTTGAGAAGTTATCCTACACGGGATTGATACCCAGCCTTCAGGAGTACCAGGTTCAGTTTGAACGCCGTCGTTTTATGA GTCTCCTTGCGAATCTCTTCAAGCCCATCATGATTTACAATGGCAGTGAGGAAACCTCGGACTTCTCAAGCCTTTACAAGGAAACTCCAGAGGGCATTCGGTACCAAAACGCGGTCTACGATAGTGACGTTGTTCTCAGAAATACCACAAATTTGTTAGCTCTACTCGATTCCAAGAAGCTTTTAGATATTCAAAAGTAG
- the NPFR gene encoding neuropeptide F receptor isoform X3, giving the protein MIISLNQTESVPLAAGDRLSGFAGGGDNSVRYLDDRHPLDYLDLGSVVGTVHAVINATATNMSELNETGSRPLDPVLIDRYLSNRAVDSPWYHMLITMYGVLILFGALGNTLVVIAVVRKPIMRTARNLFILNLAISDLLLCLVTMPLTLMEILSKYWPYGSCSILCKTIAMLQALCIFVSTISITAIAFDRYQVIVYPTRDSLQFVGAVTILACIWALALLLASPLFIYKEMINTETPQLLQQIGLQDRIPYCIEDWPSSNGRFYYSIFSLCVQYLVPILIVSVAYFGIYNKLKSRITVVAVQASSAQRKVERGRRMKRTNCLLISIAIIFGVSWLPLNFFNLYADMQRPVMTQKMLVAYAVCHMIGMSSACSNPLLYGWLNDNFRCNVQAAAARRRRKLGTDLSKGELKLLGQSGAQSGAPGGAGGGSMAATDFMTGHQECGLRSAITESMALTENPMPSEVTQLMPRLEQY; this is encoded by the exons ATG ATAATCAGCTTGAATCAGACGGAATCCGTGCCCCTGGCTGCTGGGGACAGGCTGAGTGGATTTGCCGGCGGCGGCGACAACAGTGTCCGCTATCTCGACGACCGACATCCCCTGGATTACCTGGACTTGGGCTCAGTGGTGGGCACCGTCCACGCCGTCATCAACGCCACCGCCACCAACATGTCGGAGCTAAATGAGACAGGGAGCCGGCCGCTGGATCCGGTCCTCATCGATAGATACCTGAGCAACCGGGCTGTGGACAGTCCCTGGTACCACATGCTCATCACCATGTACGGCGTGCTAATCCTGTTCGGGGCCCTGGGCAATACTCTGGTGGTCATTGCCGTGGTCCGCAAGCCCATAATGCGCACCGCCCGCAACCTTTTCATCCTGAACCTGGCCATCTCGG ATTTACTCCTCTGCCTGGTTACCATGCCGCTGACCCTAATGGAGATCCTATCCAAATACTGGCCCTATGGGTCCTGCTCCATCCTGTGCAAAACGATTGCCATGCTGCAGGCACTTTGCATTTTCGTGTCGACAATATCCATAACGGCCATCGCCTTCGACCGGTATCAG GTGATCGTGTATCCCACACGGGACAGCCTGCAGTTCGTGGGAGCAGTGACAATCCTGGCCTGCATCTGGGCACTGGCCCTCCTGCTGGCCTCGCCGCTGTTCATCTACAAGGAGATGATCAACACAGAGACACCGCAGCTGCTACAACAGATCGGGCTGCAGGACAGGATCCCCTACTGCATCGAGGACTGGCCGAGCAGCAACGGGCGCTTCTACTACTCGATTTTCTCGCTGTGCGTGCAGTATCTGGTGCCGATTCTGATCGTCTCCGTCGCCTATTTTGGGATTTACAACAAGCTGAAGAGCCGCATCACCGTGGTGGCTGTGCAGGCCTCCTCCGCGCAGCGCAAGGTGGAACGCGGCCGGCGGATGAAGCGCACCAACTGCCTGCTCATCAGCATCGCCATCATCTTCGGCGTCTCCTGGCTGCCGCTGAACTTTTTCAACCTGTACGCAGACATGCAGCGGCCGGTGATGACGCAGAAAATGCTGGTGGCCTACGCCGTCTGCCACATGATCGGCATGAGCTCGGCCTGCTCCAACCCGCTGCTCTACGGCTGGCTCAACGACAACTTCC GCTGCAACGtccaggcggcggcggcccgTCGACGTCGCAAGTTGGGCACCGATCTCTCCAAAGGCGAGCTCAAGCTGCTCGGCCAAAGCGGCGCCCAGTCCGGGGCCCCCGGCGGCGCTGGCGGCGGTAGTATGGCGGCCACCGACTTCATGACCGGCCACCAGGAGTGCGGACTGCGCAGCGCCATAACCGAGTCGATGGCGCTCACGGAAAATCCCATGCCCTCGGAGGTCACCCAGCTGATGCCGCG TTTGGAACAGTACTAA
- the NPFR gene encoding neuropeptide F receptor isoform X1, whose product MIISLNQTESVPLAAGDRLSGFAGGGDNSVRYLDDRHPLDYLDLGSVVGTVHAVINATATNMSELNETGSRPLDPVLIDRYLSNRAVDSPWYHMLITMYGVLILFGALGNTLVVIAVVRKPIMRTARNLFILNLAISDLLLCLVTMPLTLMEILSKYWPYGSCSILCKTIAMLQALCIFVSTISITAIAFDRYQVIVYPTRDSLQFVGAVTILACIWALALLLASPLFIYKEMINTETPQLLQQIGLQDRIPYCIEDWPSSNGRFYYSIFSLCVQYLVPILIVSVAYFGIYNKLKSRITVVAVQASSAQRKVERGRRMKRTNCLLISIAIIFGVSWLPLNFFNLYADMQRPVMTQKMLVAYAVCHMIGMSSACSNPLLYGWLNDNFRKEFQELLCRCSEPTNVALNGHTTGCNVQAAAARRRRKLGTDLSKGELKLLGQSGAQSGAPGGAGGGSMAATDFMTGHQECGLRSAITESMALTENPMPSEVTQLMPRLEQY is encoded by the exons ATG ATAATCAGCTTGAATCAGACGGAATCCGTGCCCCTGGCTGCTGGGGACAGGCTGAGTGGATTTGCCGGCGGCGGCGACAACAGTGTCCGCTATCTCGACGACCGACATCCCCTGGATTACCTGGACTTGGGCTCAGTGGTGGGCACCGTCCACGCCGTCATCAACGCCACCGCCACCAACATGTCGGAGCTAAATGAGACAGGGAGCCGGCCGCTGGATCCGGTCCTCATCGATAGATACCTGAGCAACCGGGCTGTGGACAGTCCCTGGTACCACATGCTCATCACCATGTACGGCGTGCTAATCCTGTTCGGGGCCCTGGGCAATACTCTGGTGGTCATTGCCGTGGTCCGCAAGCCCATAATGCGCACCGCCCGCAACCTTTTCATCCTGAACCTGGCCATCTCGG ATTTACTCCTCTGCCTGGTTACCATGCCGCTGACCCTAATGGAGATCCTATCCAAATACTGGCCCTATGGGTCCTGCTCCATCCTGTGCAAAACGATTGCCATGCTGCAGGCACTTTGCATTTTCGTGTCGACAATATCCATAACGGCCATCGCCTTCGACCGGTATCAG GTGATCGTGTATCCCACACGGGACAGCCTGCAGTTCGTGGGAGCAGTGACAATCCTGGCCTGCATCTGGGCACTGGCCCTCCTGCTGGCCTCGCCGCTGTTCATCTACAAGGAGATGATCAACACAGAGACACCGCAGCTGCTACAACAGATCGGGCTGCAGGACAGGATCCCCTACTGCATCGAGGACTGGCCGAGCAGCAACGGGCGCTTCTACTACTCGATTTTCTCGCTGTGCGTGCAGTATCTGGTGCCGATTCTGATCGTCTCCGTCGCCTATTTTGGGATTTACAACAAGCTGAAGAGCCGCATCACCGTGGTGGCTGTGCAGGCCTCCTCCGCGCAGCGCAAGGTGGAACGCGGCCGGCGGATGAAGCGCACCAACTGCCTGCTCATCAGCATCGCCATCATCTTCGGCGTCTCCTGGCTGCCGCTGAACTTTTTCAACCTGTACGCAGACATGCAGCGGCCGGTGATGACGCAGAAAATGCTGGTGGCCTACGCCGTCTGCCACATGATCGGCATGAGCTCGGCCTGCTCCAACCCGCTGCTCTACGGCTGGCTCAACGACAACTTCCGTAAAGAATTTCAAGAACTGCTCTGCCGTTGCTCAGAACCCACTAATGTTGCTCTTAACGGTCACACGACAGGCTGCAACGtccaggcggcggcggcccgTCGACGTCGCAAGTTGGGCACCGATCTCTCCAAAGGCGAGCTCAAGCTGCTCGGCCAAAGCGGCGCCCAGTCCGGGGCCCCCGGCGGCGCTGGCGGCGGTAGTATGGCGGCCACCGACTTCATGACCGGCCACCAGGAGTGCGGACTGCGCAGCGCCATAACCGAGTCGATGGCGCTCACGGAAAATCCCATGCCCTCGGAGGTCACCCAGCTGATGCCGCG TTTGGAACAGTACTAA
- the NPFR gene encoding neuropeptide F receptor isoform X2: protein MIISLNQTESVPLAAGDRLSGFAGGGDNSVRYLDDRHPLDYLDLGSVVGTVHAVINATATNMSELNETGSRPLDPVLIDRYLSNRAVDSPWYHMLITMYGVLILFGALGNTLVVIAVVRKPIMRTARNLFILNLAISDLLLCLVTMPLTLMEILSKYWPYGSCSILCKTIAMLQALCIFVSTISITAIAFDRYQVIVYPTRDSLQFVGAVTILACIWALALLLASPLFIYKEMINTETPQLLQQIGLQDRIPYCIEDWPSSNGRFYYSIFSLCVQYLVPILIVSVAYFGIYNKLKSRITVVAVQASSAQRKVERGRRMKRTNCLLISIAIIFGVSWLPLNFFNLYADMQRPVMTQKMLVAYAVCHMIGMSSACSNPLLYGWLNDNFRKEFQELLCRCSEPTNVALNGHTTGCNVQAAAARRRRKLGTDLSKGELKLLGQSGAQSGAPGGAGGGSMAATDFMTGHQECGLRSAITESMALTENPMPSEVTQLMPRL from the exons ATG ATAATCAGCTTGAATCAGACGGAATCCGTGCCCCTGGCTGCTGGGGACAGGCTGAGTGGATTTGCCGGCGGCGGCGACAACAGTGTCCGCTATCTCGACGACCGACATCCCCTGGATTACCTGGACTTGGGCTCAGTGGTGGGCACCGTCCACGCCGTCATCAACGCCACCGCCACCAACATGTCGGAGCTAAATGAGACAGGGAGCCGGCCGCTGGATCCGGTCCTCATCGATAGATACCTGAGCAACCGGGCTGTGGACAGTCCCTGGTACCACATGCTCATCACCATGTACGGCGTGCTAATCCTGTTCGGGGCCCTGGGCAATACTCTGGTGGTCATTGCCGTGGTCCGCAAGCCCATAATGCGCACCGCCCGCAACCTTTTCATCCTGAACCTGGCCATCTCGG ATTTACTCCTCTGCCTGGTTACCATGCCGCTGACCCTAATGGAGATCCTATCCAAATACTGGCCCTATGGGTCCTGCTCCATCCTGTGCAAAACGATTGCCATGCTGCAGGCACTTTGCATTTTCGTGTCGACAATATCCATAACGGCCATCGCCTTCGACCGGTATCAG GTGATCGTGTATCCCACACGGGACAGCCTGCAGTTCGTGGGAGCAGTGACAATCCTGGCCTGCATCTGGGCACTGGCCCTCCTGCTGGCCTCGCCGCTGTTCATCTACAAGGAGATGATCAACACAGAGACACCGCAGCTGCTACAACAGATCGGGCTGCAGGACAGGATCCCCTACTGCATCGAGGACTGGCCGAGCAGCAACGGGCGCTTCTACTACTCGATTTTCTCGCTGTGCGTGCAGTATCTGGTGCCGATTCTGATCGTCTCCGTCGCCTATTTTGGGATTTACAACAAGCTGAAGAGCCGCATCACCGTGGTGGCTGTGCAGGCCTCCTCCGCGCAGCGCAAGGTGGAACGCGGCCGGCGGATGAAGCGCACCAACTGCCTGCTCATCAGCATCGCCATCATCTTCGGCGTCTCCTGGCTGCCGCTGAACTTTTTCAACCTGTACGCAGACATGCAGCGGCCGGTGATGACGCAGAAAATGCTGGTGGCCTACGCCGTCTGCCACATGATCGGCATGAGCTCGGCCTGCTCCAACCCGCTGCTCTACGGCTGGCTCAACGACAACTTCCGTAAAGAATTTCAAGAACTGCTCTGCCGTTGCTCAGAACCCACTAATGTTGCTCTTAACGGTCACACGACAGGCTGCAACGtccaggcggcggcggcccgTCGACGTCGCAAGTTGGGCACCGATCTCTCCAAAGGCGAGCTCAAGCTGCTCGGCCAAAGCGGCGCCCAGTCCGGGGCCCCCGGCGGCGCTGGCGGCGGTAGTATGGCGGCCACCGACTTCATGACCGGCCACCAGGAGTGCGGACTGCGCAGCGCCATAACCGAGTCGATGGCGCTCACGGAAAATCCCATGCCCTCGGAGGTCACCCAGCTGATGCCGCG GTTGTAG
- the Osi24 gene encoding uncharacterized protein Osi24, whose amino-acid sequence MKMRSQDIVGAKLKANSHRKRRCSTLLCGIILLCEVGVMASQAPYSQPLTTMAGQPRNDDTFRPILPIDISPEFISRNVFTKSGQYRVFQPAESESDLRLTVAMRRRNFKHPSDAPRKEQPKSTTTESLNTTASIEAELKGLEDLLVDYVEQFFSQGKFEPTPGLVLALQQNHSHPQTEQGKRTARSILEDTNVELNVPRAFESARLLFFSGLKKVMWPIYMGLQVLKSVLFAMFLPTIISSVSRLIGKGITSGSAGSVPLFIRPMEPPQELDFRDNSVNFDDDSKFSLADEGKTPAGYEYNAEASQQQAQYAQVNGNALSQATLSRYGGQQMMQDTYLSALQSIGAASFKNSQSMSGSLSAGGGVGAPGMTKKPTPAVMNTFQSFQKVPSSSLLLSNYDPFYSPLLSRLDSVFAQLKLDPENEACREKLICLMYANPAKYAPYSNLVSAQLSRELNELRKPTSDNPDILRFFKYMRAAKDGQDGVDCDQSFAKCKELKDFENPAMLSTYNDINKLVQARKLA is encoded by the exons ATGAAAATGCGGAGCCAGGACATCGTCGGAgcgaaattaaaagcaaatagCCACAGAAAGCGGCGATGCAGCACGCTGCTCTGTGGCATTATCCTGCTTTGTGAAGTGGGCGTGATGGCCTCGCAGGCCCCCTACAGTCAGCCCCTCACCACGATGGCGGGTCAGCCGCGAAACGACGACACTTTCCGTCCCATCCTACCCATCGACATCAGTCCGGAGTTCATATCGCGCAACGTCTTCACCAAGTCAGGGCAGTATCGGGTCTTTCAGCCAGCGGAAAGTGAGAGTGATCTCCGACTGACGGTGGCCATGCGGCGCAGGAACTTCAAGCATCCATCGGATGCACCCAGAAAGGAGCAGCCCAAAAGTACAACAACCGAGAGCCTCAACACCACTGCCTCGATCGAGGCCGAACTGAAGGGCCTGGAAGATCTTCTAGTGGACTATGTGGAGCAGTTCTTCAGTCAGGGCAAGTTCGAGCCCACTCCTGGTCTGGTCTTGGCCCTGCAGCAGAACCACTCGCACCCACAAACGGAGCAAGGAAAGCGCACTGCTCGCAGCATCTTGGAGGACACCAATGTCGAACTCAACGTTCCTAGGGCCTTCGAAAGCGCCAGGCTGCTGTTCTTCAGTG GCCTGAAGAAGGTGATGTGGCCTATTTACATGGGCCTACAAGTCCTAAAGAGCGTACTCTTCGCCATGTTCCTGCCAACCATTATCAGCAGCGTCAGCAGGCTGATCGGAAAGG GCATCACATCCGGCTCAGCTGGCTCGGTGCCTTTGTTCATTCGCCCCATGGAACCGCCGCAGGAACTGGACTTCCGGGACAACAGCGTAAACTTCGATGACGACAGCAAGTTTTCCCTGGCCGACGAGGGCAAGACACCAGCTGGCTACGAATACAATGCAG AGGCATCCCAACAGCAGGCGCAATATGCTCAGGTCAATGGAAATGCGCTGAGTCAGGCCACCCTTTCCCGCTACGGAGGCCAGCAGATGATGCAGGATACGTATCTTAGCGCACTGCAAAGCATCGGTGCCGCCTCCTTTAAGAACTCGCAGAGCATGTCGGGCTCCCTGAGCGCCGGCGGTGGCGTCGGAGCTCCCGGTATGACCAAGAAGCCCACGCCGGCGGTGATGAACACGTTCCAGAGCTTCCAGAAGGTGCCTAGCTCATCGCTGCTGCTCTCCAACTACGATCCCTTCTACAGTCCGCTGCTCTCGCGGTTGGACTCCGTGTTCGCCCAGCTCAAGCTCGATCCGGAGAACGAGGCGTGTCGGGAGAAGCTGATCTGCCTGATGTACGCCAACCCCGCAAAGTATGCTCCGTACAGCAACCTGGTCTCCGCCCAACTGAGCAG GGAGCTAAATGAGTTGCGCAAACCAACCTCCGACAACCCGGACATCCTGCGGTTCTTCAAGTACATGCGGGCGGCCAAGGACGGCCAGGACGGCGTCGACTGCGACCAGTCGTTCGCCAAGTGCAAGGAGCTGAAGGACTTTGAGAACCCGGCCATGCTGTCCACCTACAACGACATCAACAAGCTTGTCCAGGCCCGTAAGCTGGCGTAG